In Nitrospirota bacterium, one genomic interval encodes:
- a CDS encoding response regulator produces MTLLLDQSVQQALLELKRVLIIDDEEPIRRLLGYMLQTHGYETVLASDAREARTRLEEQPFALILCDVNMPGESGMDLIRSVLSQHPHTAVIMVTGLDSSVLANAALDMGAFGYIVKPFESNEVMINVANALRRRRLELENHLHRENLEDVVRTRTMALQQALEWLERSEKELRLSREETIQRLAIAAEYRDSATAQHIQRMSHYCELLARKYGLSAERCDLIRTASPMHDIGKIGTPDHVLLKPGKFTMEEFNVISQHAEIGYRILNGSDAEILKVAASIAWTHHERWDGNGYPRKLKGEAIPVEGRIAAIADAFDALTTQRVYKPAFSLDHAVELMTKHRGEHFDPELLDVFFASLSDIKQIHDQYADQLPRRAVPKS; encoded by the coding sequence ATGACATTGCTTCTTGACCAATCTGTCCAGCAAGCTCTTCTTGAACTCAAGCGTGTTTTGATCATCGACGACGAAGAACCGATCCGCCGGTTGCTGGGATATATGCTGCAAACCCATGGGTATGAGACGGTGCTCGCCTCCGATGCGCGTGAGGCACGGACGCGGTTAGAGGAACAGCCCTTTGCATTGATCTTGTGCGATGTGAATATGCCCGGTGAGTCCGGCATGGACCTCATCCGCAGTGTCCTGAGTCAACATCCTCATACCGCCGTAATCATGGTAACCGGTCTCGACAGTTCAGTGCTGGCAAACGCGGCGCTGGACATGGGTGCCTTTGGATACATCGTGAAACCGTTCGAATCCAATGAAGTCATGATCAATGTAGCCAATGCGCTCCGCCGCCGCCGGCTTGAGCTGGAAAATCACTTACACCGGGAGAATCTGGAAGACGTCGTAAGAACCAGAACCATGGCGCTCCAGCAAGCGCTCGAGTGGCTTGAGCGAAGTGAGAAGGAACTGCGTCTCTCACGGGAAGAGACGATCCAACGACTTGCCATCGCAGCCGAATACCGGGATAGCGCCACGGCACAGCATATCCAGCGCATGAGTCACTACTGTGAATTGCTTGCCAGGAAATACGGGCTGTCCGCTGAACGATGTGATTTGATCCGCACGGCCAGTCCGATGCACGATATCGGGAAAATTGGCACACCGGACCATGTGCTCCTTAAGCCCGGCAAGTTCACAATGGAAGAATTCAACGTCATTTCTCAACATGCGGAGATCGGCTACCGCATACTCAACGGATCGGACGCGGAAATCCTCAAAGTGGCGGCATCGATCGCCTGGACTCACCATGAACGGTGGGACGGCAACGGCTATCCGCGTAAGCTGAAAGGCGAAGCGATTCCCGTGGAAGGACGGATTGCTGCGATTGCCGACGCCTTCGATGCCCTGACCACACAACGGGTTTACAAACCTGCCTTCAGCCTCGACCACGCGGTCGAACTCATGACCAAACATCGTGGGGAGCATTTCGACCCTGAGCTTCTCGACGTCTTCTTCGCCTCGCTCAGCGATATCAAGCAGATTCATGACCAGTATGCCGACCAACTGCCGCGAAGAGCGGTTCCGAAATCCTAG